The DNA sequence GCGGCCACGCCACCGTGGCCACGGCGGTCGCCCTCGCCGAGCGCGACGGGCCCGGCGACTTCGCGTTCGCGACCCTGGCCGGCACCGTGCCGGTCACCGTCGCGAAGGACGGCGGGACGCTGCGCGCCACCCTCACCAGCGTCGAGCCGAAGGTGAGCGAGGCCCCCGCGGCCGACGTCACCGAGGCGCTCGCCGCCCTCGGCTGGGCGGCGGACGACCTCGACCCGGCGCTGGAGCCGCGCGTCTCCTACGCGGGCGCCCGGCATCTGATCCTCGCGGCGGCCACGCGCGAGCGGCTCGCCGACCTGGACTACGACTTCGAGCGGCTGAGGTCCCTGATGCTGCGGCTCGACGTGGTGACGGTCCAGCTGGTCTGGCGGGAGACCCCGTCCGTCTACCACGTGCGGGACCCGTTCCCCGTCGGCGGCGTCGTCGAGGACCCGGCGACCGGCGCGGCAGCGGCGGCGTTCGGCGCCTACGCGCGCGAGCTCGGCCTGGTGCCCGCAGCGACGGAGCTGACCCTCCACCAGGGTGTGGACATGGGGCGTCCCGGGGTGCTCACGGTGACGCTGCGCGAAGGGGACGCCCGGGTGCGCGTGTCGGGCGCGGCGGTCCGCATCCCGGGCTGACCTCCGGCCGTGGTTCAGGCCTGACCGGTCTCGAAGCGGGACACCTTCCCGCCGTCCACCGTGAACTGCCACTTGGTGCGCATCGCGCCCCAGGTGTCGTTGCGGTAGTCGGCCACGAGGGCGCGGCCGTCGTCCGCCTCCGACTCGACGTCCATGTGGCCGTTGGAGGAGAAGGCCTCGCGCTCCAGCCACTCCTGGAGGTTCCGGTCGGAGCCGTCGTCGGACATGGTCGCGTCGGGCGTGAGCAGGTCCGTCAGGGCGGACTTGTCGCCCGCGTTCAGGGCGGTGACGAAGGCCCTCACCGTCGGGTCGCTGAGCTGGTTCACCGGAATCGTCATGCGTCCACGGTCACACCGGGGCGCCGGTCCCGCCACCGCGGCCCCGCGTCCGGCTCCGGCGGCGGCTCACCCGGACGGCGGGCCGCACCGCGTGGGCGGGGCCGTCCCGGTGGACGGTGGAGGAGAGCGCCCCGCGCGGGGCGTCCCCTCGTCCCGAGCCCGCCCTGGAGCCCGCCGTGACCTGTCGCCGTTCCCACCCGTGCGCCCGCCCCGACCGGCGCGACATCGGCCTGCTGCTGCTCCGCACCGGCACCGGCGCGGTGCTCGCCGCGCACGGCTCGCAGAAGCTGCTCGGCTGGTTCGGGGGCGGCGGGATCGAGGGCACCGGCGCGTACTTCGAGTCCGTCGGCTACCGGCCGGGCAAGGTCAACGCCGTGCTCGCGGGGCTCGCGGAGGCGGGCGGGGGCACGCTCCTCGCGCTCGGCCTCGCCACGCCCGCGGCCGGGGCCGCGGCCGCCGGGGCCATGGCCGGGGCGGCGCCCGTGCACGCGCCCAACGGCTTCTTCAACCAGAGCGGCGGCTTCGAGTACCCGGCGGTCCTCGGCCTCGTCTCGGCGGCGCTCGCGGTCACGGGGCCGGGGCGCCTGTCCGCCGACCACGCGCTCGGGGACGTCCTCAACCGGGCCTGGATGGCACCGGCGGCACTCCTCGCCACGGGCGTTGCGACGGCCGCGCTCATCGCCACGCGGAGGCGGGCCCTGCGGGACGCGGAGGGCTGACCTCGGACCGGGTTGATCGGCCTGCGGCCTCGTCCTCAAACGCCGGACGGGCTGAAAGATCTCCGGTGCGGGCCGTGGGTATTCAGCCCGTCCGGCGTTTGAGGACGAGGCGCGGAGCGCCGATAAACGGGGGTGCGGCCCCCGCCCGTCCCGGTTAGCGTCGGGCCCCATGACCTCCACGGACGCCCCGCCCCGCCTCACCCGTCTCGCCTTCCACGGGCCCCTGTCCGAGGCGCGGGCCGCCCGGATCGTGGCGCGGGCGGCCGAGTCGCTGACGGCCGCGGAGCGGCCCACCGT is a window from the Streptomyces spectabilis genome containing:
- a CDS encoding PhzF family phenazine biosynthesis protein, giving the protein MSTSDQHAQAIDVLRYTAFATDPAGGNPAGVVLDAAGLDDARMLAIAADLGYSETAFVTPGPAGLGPEGRAFTVRYFSPQVEVPFCGHATVATAVALAERDGPGDFAFATLAGTVPVTVAKDGGTLRATLTSVEPKVSEAPAADVTEALAALGWAADDLDPALEPRVSYAGARHLILAAATRERLADLDYDFERLRSLMLRLDVVTVQLVWRETPSVYHVRDPFPVGGVVEDPATGAAAAAFGAYARELGLVPAATELTLHQGVDMGRPGVLTVTLREGDARVRVSGAAVRIPG
- a CDS encoding nuclear transport factor 2 family protein → MTIPVNQLSDPTVRAFVTALNAGDKSALTDLLTPDATMSDDGSDRNLQEWLEREAFSSNGHMDVESEADDGRALVADYRNDTWGAMRTKWQFTVDGGKVSRFETGQA
- a CDS encoding DoxX family protein — encoded protein: MTCRRSHPCARPDRRDIGLLLLRTGTGAVLAAHGSQKLLGWFGGGGIEGTGAYFESVGYRPGKVNAVLAGLAEAGGGTLLALGLATPAAGAAAAGAMAGAAPVHAPNGFFNQSGGFEYPAVLGLVSAALAVTGPGRLSADHALGDVLNRAWMAPAALLATGVATAALIATRRRALRDAEG